In Amycolatopsis sp. EV170708-02-1, the following are encoded in one genomic region:
- a CDS encoding DUF397 domain-containing protein: MEVKLSSHSVSLRDSKDRSANPPAITFSPASWNAFLNSLK, from the coding sequence GTGGAAGTAAAGCTTTCGAGTCATTCTGTATCGCTGCGCGACAGCAAAGATCGCTCGGCGAACCCGCCGGCGATCACCTTCAGCCCGGCGAGCTGGAACGCCTTCTTGAACTCGCTCAAATGA